The Streptomyces sp. NBC_00344 genome includes a window with the following:
- a CDS encoding SCO2400 family protein, whose product MDYCSSCRRHLNGALVCPGCGAYAPDIAPLIEGGRTVPALAAPVLWPEVAATPGTDAYGAHDDAGSIFDDADGDFEGADNDAKGPAPAPQGRAARRRQRARWKKNQRRAVVATAVALVGGGLTVASMDSGSGHRAQASTATDLSSVGTDEQPTDQTAELPPAGKGKHRKPSTTSSQPSTTGTSQHRPEPSATHTDSAGAQPYTGAAPHTTTKAAAQRTAFTPSADTTTGTSTPATQSPAPTARDREQRDLQAHRAHRAHRALRILRLRDLRALWEHPSRAPHRRRPLRRGSVCSG is encoded by the coding sequence ATGGACTACTGCTCCTCGTGTCGTCGGCACCTCAACGGAGCCCTGGTGTGCCCGGGTTGCGGTGCTTACGCCCCGGACATAGCGCCGTTGATCGAAGGCGGCCGCACCGTCCCGGCCCTGGCAGCCCCAGTGCTCTGGCCGGAGGTGGCGGCGACACCGGGGACCGACGCGTACGGCGCCCACGACGACGCCGGCAGTATTTTCGACGATGCCGACGGTGATTTCGAGGGCGCCGACAATGATGCCAAGGGTCCGGCACCCGCGCCGCAGGGGCGGGCGGCCCGGCGCCGACAGCGGGCCCGCTGGAAGAAGAACCAGCGCCGAGCCGTGGTCGCGACCGCCGTCGCGCTCGTCGGCGGCGGTCTGACCGTCGCATCGATGGACAGCGGTTCCGGCCACCGCGCCCAGGCGTCGACGGCCACGGACCTCTCGAGCGTGGGCACCGATGAGCAGCCGACGGACCAGACCGCCGAGCTCCCGCCGGCCGGGAAGGGCAAGCACCGGAAGCCCTCGACCACGAGCTCCCAGCCCTCCACGACCGGCACCTCGCAACATCGTCCCGAACCCTCCGCGACCCACACGGACTCGGCAGGGGCGCAGCCCTACACGGGCGCCGCCCCGCACACGACGACGAAGGCTGCCGCGCAGCGGACCGCGTTCACACCCTCCGCCGACACGACCACCGGCACCAGTACGCCGGCGACCCAGTCACCCGCCCCGACGGCCCGGGATCGGGAACAACGGGATCTTCAGGCACATCGGGCACATCGGGCACATCGGGCACTTCGCATACTTCGTCTTCGGGATCTCCGGGCTCTGTGGGAACATCCCAGTCGAGCTCCACACCGGCGGCGACCTCTCCGTCGGGGATCTGTGTGCTCGGGCTGA